One Paenisporosarcina sp. FSL H8-0542 genomic region harbors:
- a CDS encoding YqzM family protein has translation MNEFEKNVQTRRNDVVDSGIGFVVSFVFFAAIFTIATVIDFITK, from the coding sequence ATGAACGAATTTGAAAAGAATGTCCAAACCAGACGTAACGATGTGGTTGACTCGGGTATTGGTTTCGTTGTATCTTTTGTTTTCTTTGCAGCGATTTTCACCATTGCGACTGTAATTGACTTCATTACAAAATAA
- the holA gene encoding DNA polymerase III subunit delta yields the protein MFSSVWKKIQKGEFSPIYLLVGTEHYFFDETIRRLKESLNKAGETDILMFDLDEVPVQHVIEEADTIPFFTERKLIIAKNASFLKATEKGKEKIDHDLKSFESWVQHPSETAITVFIAPYEKLDERKKVTKLMKDKALLLEAKPLEGNDLSVWVQSTVSQESKSMTDDAIARLIETVGQDLVQLQSEIHKMATYVGEESEITKDVVELLMTRTLEQDAFQLLNAYLRGDTTTALTVYHDLLRQKEEPIMLTALLASQIRLMSNVRYLQKKGYHAQAIAKQLKVNPYRVKLIVESRQQVGEERLLEVLHRLAGADYQLKTSSGRRERILELFLMNRL from the coding sequence ATGTTCTCAAGTGTTTGGAAAAAGATTCAAAAAGGCGAATTCAGTCCGATTTACTTGCTAGTCGGCACAGAGCATTACTTTTTTGACGAAACTATCCGTCGTCTGAAAGAATCACTGAATAAAGCCGGAGAAACGGATATATTGATGTTTGATTTAGATGAAGTTCCCGTTCAACATGTTATTGAAGAAGCGGACACCATTCCGTTTTTTACAGAGCGTAAATTAATTATTGCCAAGAATGCCTCTTTTTTAAAAGCGACAGAAAAAGGAAAAGAAAAAATAGATCATGATTTGAAGTCATTTGAAAGTTGGGTTCAGCATCCATCTGAAACGGCCATCACAGTTTTCATTGCTCCTTATGAAAAATTGGACGAGCGAAAAAAAGTGACAAAGTTGATGAAGGATAAGGCTTTGTTGCTGGAAGCGAAACCTCTCGAAGGAAACGACTTATCAGTCTGGGTGCAATCAACAGTCTCCCAGGAAAGCAAAAGCATGACGGATGATGCCATTGCCCGTTTGATTGAGACAGTAGGTCAGGACCTTGTTCAGTTGCAGTCCGAAATACATAAAATGGCGACGTATGTAGGAGAAGAATCCGAAATCACGAAAGATGTCGTGGAGTTGCTGATGACCCGCACATTAGAACAGGATGCGTTCCAGTTACTGAATGCATACTTGCGAGGTGATACAACCACCGCATTGACGGTATACCATGACTTATTAAGGCAAAAAGAAGAACCGATCATGCTGACCGCATTGCTGGCTTCCCAAATTCGCTTGATGTCGAATGTTCGGTACCTGCAAAAGAAAGGCTATCATGCACAGGCAATAGCGAAACAATTAAAAGTCAATCCGTATCGCGTCAAATTAATTGTAGAAAGCAGACAGCAAGTAGGAGAAGAACGTTTGCTCGAAGTGTTACACCGTCTCGCTGGTGCTGATTACCAATTAAAAACAAGTAGCGGCCGACGTGAACGGATTCTGGAATTATTTTTAATGAATCGGTTATAA
- the rpsT gene encoding 30S ribosomal protein S20 produces MPNIKSAIKRVKTNASANAQNSHTKSTMRTAVKKAENASLNNEENAKELLQSAIKQVDKAASKGLIHKNTAARKKAQLMKKA; encoded by the coding sequence ATGCCAAACATCAAATCTGCAATCAAACGTGTAAAAACGAATGCTTCTGCTAACGCACAAAACTCTCACACGAAGTCTACAATGCGTACAGCAGTTAAGAAAGCTGAAAATGCTTCTCTTAACAACGAAGAAAACGCAAAAGAACTTTTACAATCTGCTATCAAGCAAGTAGATAAAGCAGCTTCTAAAGGATTAATTCATAAAAACACTGCGGCTCGTAAAAAAGCTCAATTAATGAAAAAAGCGTAA
- the gpr gene encoding GPR endopeptidase, translated as MNIRNLMRTDLIDEATEVVQHRTEKEKDTLYETPGIQMNEERKGRVHITHIETDANGAESIGKKAGTYITLSVPTLTAEDDEGFKELEQQFIQSLEDIHKQINLTAQSKVLVIGLGNRTITPDAIGPLAIDRFHEAMFHFPFETGQVLFYAPGVTGQTGLETGEFVKAISEHVKPDLILIIDALAARNQDRLCKTIQLTNTGIHPGSGVGNARSEISFESLGVPVTAIGVPMVVDAPVLVVDAIETVFKVISSQIGETTKPSSALSVGSWLRSSDEPVNVEAIKPIFGEWAGWSSEEIRGLLQEVLPPHHQQLFVTPKETDTWVVRHAEMIQASVTKWLQEDVFSSNQP; from the coding sequence ATGAATATACGTAATCTAATGCGGACTGATTTAATCGATGAAGCAACCGAAGTGGTTCAGCATCGAACGGAAAAAGAGAAAGATACATTATATGAAACGCCTGGGATTCAAATGAATGAAGAGCGTAAAGGTCGTGTTCATATAACCCATATTGAAACGGATGCAAATGGGGCAGAGTCAATAGGTAAAAAAGCTGGAACATATATTACTTTATCCGTTCCAACTTTAACTGCTGAAGATGACGAAGGATTCAAGGAACTTGAGCAACAATTTATTCAATCATTGGAAGATATTCATAAACAAATTAATTTGACGGCACAATCTAAAGTACTGGTAATCGGATTAGGAAATCGGACGATTACACCGGATGCAATCGGTCCTTTGGCAATCGACCGTTTTCATGAAGCAATGTTCCATTTTCCATTTGAAACAGGACAAGTTTTATTTTATGCACCGGGTGTAACAGGTCAAACCGGTTTGGAAACGGGTGAGTTTGTTAAAGCGATCTCTGAGCATGTCAAACCAGATTTGATTTTGATTATTGATGCATTAGCAGCACGTAATCAAGATCGCCTATGTAAAACCATTCAGCTGACAAATACCGGTATCCACCCAGGTTCGGGTGTAGGCAATGCGCGAAGTGAAATTTCATTTGAATCATTAGGAGTTCCTGTAACTGCTATCGGTGTGCCAATGGTTGTGGATGCGCCAGTGCTAGTTGTGGATGCGATTGAAACAGTATTCAAAGTGATTTCATCCCAAATCGGGGAGACGACGAAACCATCTTCAGCCCTATCAGTAGGATCATGGCTTAGAAGCTCAGATGAACCCGTAAATGTTGAAGCCATCAAGCCGATTTTCGGTGAATGGGCAGGGTGGTCAAGCGAAGAAATCCGAGGACTATTGCAGGAAGTTTTGCCCCCTCATCATCAACAATTATTTGTTACGCCAAAAGAAACAGATACGTGGGTTGTGAGGCACGCAGAAATGATTCAAGCGAGTGTAACGAAATGGCTACAGGAGGATGTTTTTAGTTCTAATCAACCCTGA
- the spoIIP gene encoding stage II sporulation protein P, translating to MRKTLQKVMSFYLFLFLMPILMIKLPMLAFGTTASEKVETRPVAYAANTKEITNDSTKENTVNTTAHPIKVLLYFTHIQESYQPIVEKKLGLKAVNYHPTANISNVSDLVVQHFSLNGDSVDVLQFDKMNNMQISGAYTKIRPYLQKQLAGNHYDVLLDVHRDSIKREKTTIQSNGTSYARMSFVVGAEHANYKLNEAFAKAISDEVNAMVPDISKGVLAKTRDTGNGIYNQDLSSHSLLVELGGIENTEEEINRTISILTKAISNFFEETPET from the coding sequence ATGCGCAAAACATTGCAGAAAGTCATGAGTTTCTATCTTTTTTTATTTTTAATGCCAATATTAATGATTAAGCTCCCCATGCTGGCGTTTGGAACAACGGCTTCAGAAAAAGTTGAAACTCGACCGGTTGCATATGCAGCAAACACGAAAGAAATCACAAATGATTCCACAAAAGAAAACACAGTGAATACCACAGCTCACCCAATTAAAGTCTTGCTGTATTTCACACATATTCAGGAATCGTACCAACCGATTGTCGAAAAAAAACTAGGCCTGAAAGCAGTTAATTATCACCCTACTGCCAACATATCTAACGTAAGTGACCTTGTTGTCCAGCATTTTAGTTTAAATGGGGATTCAGTTGACGTGCTGCAGTTTGACAAAATGAATAATATGCAGATTAGCGGTGCATATACAAAAATCCGACCATATTTGCAAAAGCAGTTAGCAGGAAATCACTATGATGTTCTACTGGATGTTCACCGTGATTCCATCAAACGCGAAAAGACAACAATACAGTCCAATGGCACGTCATATGCGAGAATGTCTTTTGTTGTAGGGGCCGAACATGCAAACTATAAATTGAATGAAGCCTTTGCCAAAGCAATTTCTGATGAGGTAAATGCGATGGTTCCTGACATCTCAAAAGGGGTGTTGGCTAAAACCCGGGATACCGGGAATGGGATATATAACCAAGACCTATCAAGCCACTCTCTTCTAGTTGAACTGGGTGGAATCGAGAACACGGAAGAAGAAATCAATCGGACCATTTCCATCCTGACAAAGGCAATTTCCAACTTCTTTGAAGAGACGCCTGAAACCTAA